A stretch of the Meles meles chromosome 19, mMelMel3.1 paternal haplotype, whole genome shotgun sequence genome encodes the following:
- the LOC123930547 gene encoding graves disease carrier protein-like, whose protein sequence is MLYMLYISKYILAMICAKTTVAPLDRVKVLLQAHNHHYKHLGVFSALRAVPQKEGYLGLYKGNGAMMIRIFPYGAIQFMAFEHYKTLITTKLGVSGHVHRLMAGSMAGMTAVICTYPLDMVRVRLAFQVKGEHTYTGIIHAFKTIYAKEGGFLGFYRGLMPTILGMAPYAGVSFFTFGTLKSVGLSHAPTLLGRPSSDNPNVLVLKTHINLLCGGVAGAIAQTISYPFDVTRRRMQLGTVLPEFEKCLTMWETMKYVYGHHGIRKGLYRGLSLNYIRCVPSQAVAFTTYELMKQFFHLN, encoded by the exons ATGCTGTACATGCTGTACATCAGCAAGTACATCCTTGCTATGAT CTGTGCCAAAACAACGGTTGCTCCTTTGGATCGAGTAAAGGTTTTATTACAAGCTCACAATCACCATTACAAACATTTAGGAGTATTTTCTGCATTGCGTGCTGTTCCCCAGAAGGAGGGATACCTTGGATTATATAAAGGGAATGGTGCAATGATGATTCGAATCTTTCCCTATGGTGCAATCCAGTTTATGGCATTTGAACATTATAAAACGTTaattactacaaagctgggaGTTTCCGGTCATGTGCACAGATTAATGGCTGGATCCATGGCAGGTATGACAGCAGTTATCTGTACTTACCCTCTTGACATGGTGAGAGTACGCCTAGCATTCCAGGTGAAAGGGGAACACACTTACACAGGAATTATTCATGCATTCAAAACAATTTATGCAAAGGAAGGAGGTTTCCTTGGATTTTACAGAGGCCTGATGCCCACTATATTAGGAATGGCTCCATATGCAggtgtttcattttttacttttggtACCTTAAAGAGTGTTGGGCTTTCCCATGCTCCTACCCTTCTTGGCAGACCTTCATCAGACAATCCTAATGTCTTAGTTTTGAAAACCCACATAAACTTACTTTGTGGTGGTGTTGCTGGAGCAATAGCACAGACAATATCCTACCCATTTGATGTAACTCGTCGGCGAATGCAGTTAGGAACTGTTCTTCCAGAATTTGAAAAGTGCCTTACCATGTGGGAGACTATGAAGTATGTCTATGGACACCATGGAATTCGAAAAGGATTATATCGTGGTTTATCTCTTAATTACATTCGCTGTGTTCCCTCTCAAGCAGTGGCTTTCACAACGTATGAACTTATGAAGCAGTTTTTTCACCTCaactaa